The following coding sequences are from one Sphingobium sp. Cam5-1 window:
- the gyrA gene encoding DNA gyrase subunit A, with protein MTDETALADPSDISPISIVDEMKASYLDYAMSVIVARALPDVRDGLKPVHRRILFSAHESGFQHNKPYRKSARIVGDVIGKYHPHGDSAIYDALARMTQDWSMRVPLIDGQGNFGSMDPDPPAAMRYTEARLAKVTTALLEDLDKDTVDFQPNYDASESEPQVLPARFPNLLVNGAGGIAVGMATNIPPHNLGEVIRACLAYIDNPAITIDELIQIVPAPDFPTAPLILGQSGARNAYHTGRGSIMMRSRHVIEEGRGDRRSIVLTAIPYQVGKNGLVEKIAEAAKDKRIEGISDIRDESNREGVRIVMDLKRDATPEVVLNQLWRNTPAQSSFPANMLAIRGGRPELLNIRDIIEAFVRFREEVITRRTKYELNKARDRAHILLGLVIAVTNLDEVVRIIRGSASPAEARETLLARDWPVAEIAPYLKLVEAIETEAGGETYRLSDIQVRAILDLRLHRLTALGRDEIGNELAELAAAIAEYLAILGDRVKLYAVMREEFEVIERDFATSRISEITAAADGIEDEDLIEREEMVVTVTVQGYIKRTPLESFRAQARGGKGRSGMATKDEDAITELFVTSTHTPVLFFSTAGKVYRLKVWRLPEGGPATRGRPMVNLLPLGPGETIQTVLPLPEDEDSWKDLHVMFATANGTVRRNSMDAFANVPSNGKIAMRFDEGSDDCLIGVALLSEEDDVLLATRQGKAIRFKATDVREFQSRTSTGVRGMTLKKDDEVISLSILHRSGANQEERDDYLRFAPWKPEKEGSPQMSEERFAELQAKEQFILTVCSNGYGKLSSAYDYRRTGRGGQGITNIDNISRNGPVVASFPARHGDHLMLVTDQAKLIRMGLDTLRVIGRNSAGVRLFNVSDDEHVVSAAKIEESDEETEVSTPAGLETSPEVSPESDPDLTEE; from the coding sequence TTGACCGACGAGACTGCCCTCGCCGACCCTTCGGACATCAGCCCCATCTCCATCGTCGATGAGATGAAGGCCAGCTATCTCGACTATGCCATGTCGGTCATTGTCGCCCGCGCCCTGCCGGATGTGCGCGACGGGTTGAAGCCGGTCCATCGCCGCATTCTTTTCTCGGCCCATGAGTCGGGCTTTCAGCATAACAAGCCCTATCGCAAGTCGGCCCGCATCGTCGGTGACGTGATCGGTAAATATCACCCGCATGGCGACAGCGCGATCTATGACGCCTTGGCGCGCATGACGCAGGACTGGTCCATGCGTGTGCCGCTGATCGATGGTCAGGGGAACTTCGGTTCCATGGACCCCGATCCGCCAGCGGCCATGCGGTACACCGAAGCGCGCCTTGCCAAGGTCACGACTGCCCTCTTGGAGGATCTCGACAAGGACACCGTCGATTTCCAGCCCAACTATGACGCTTCGGAAAGCGAGCCGCAGGTCCTGCCCGCCCGTTTCCCGAACCTGCTCGTCAACGGCGCGGGCGGCATCGCGGTCGGCATGGCGACCAACATTCCGCCGCATAATCTGGGCGAAGTGATCCGCGCCTGCCTGGCCTATATCGACAATCCGGCGATCACGATCGATGAACTGATCCAGATCGTTCCCGCCCCTGACTTCCCGACCGCTCCACTGATCCTTGGCCAATCCGGCGCCCGCAACGCCTATCATACCGGCCGTGGCTCGATCATGATGCGCTCGCGCCATGTGATCGAGGAAGGACGCGGCGACCGCCGATCCATCGTTCTGACCGCCATTCCTTATCAGGTCGGCAAGAACGGCCTGGTCGAAAAGATCGCCGAAGCCGCAAAGGACAAGCGGATCGAGGGCATCAGCGACATTCGCGACGAATCGAACCGCGAAGGCGTGCGGATCGTCATGGACCTGAAGCGCGATGCCACGCCGGAAGTCGTGCTCAACCAGCTGTGGCGCAACACCCCCGCCCAGTCGAGTTTCCCGGCAAACATGCTCGCCATTCGCGGCGGCCGGCCGGAACTGCTCAACATCCGCGACATTATCGAGGCGTTCGTCCGCTTCCGCGAAGAGGTCATCACCCGCCGGACCAAGTACGAGCTCAACAAGGCACGCGACCGCGCGCATATCTTGCTGGGCCTCGTCATCGCGGTCACCAACCTCGATGAAGTCGTCCGCATCATCCGTGGATCGGCCAGCCCCGCAGAGGCGCGCGAAACCCTGCTCGCCCGCGATTGGCCGGTGGCGGAAATCGCGCCTTACCTGAAGCTGGTCGAAGCGATCGAGACGGAAGCGGGCGGCGAAACATACCGCCTGTCGGACATTCAGGTCCGCGCCATCCTGGACCTCCGCCTCCATCGCCTGACCGCGCTCGGTCGCGACGAGATCGGCAATGAACTGGCCGAACTGGCCGCAGCCATCGCCGAATATCTCGCCATCCTCGGCGACCGAGTGAAGCTCTACGCGGTCATGCGCGAAGAGTTTGAGGTCATCGAACGCGACTTCGCCACCTCGCGCATCTCGGAAATCACCGCGGCCGCCGACGGTATCGAGGATGAAGACCTGATCGAGCGCGAGGAGATGGTCGTCACCGTCACCGTGCAAGGCTATATCAAGCGCACGCCACTCGAAAGCTTCCGCGCCCAGGCGCGCGGCGGCAAGGGCCGCTCCGGCATGGCGACCAAGGATGAGGACGCGATCACCGAACTGTTCGTAACCTCCACGCACACGCCGGTCCTCTTCTTCTCGACGGCGGGGAAGGTCTATCGCCTGAAAGTCTGGCGCCTCCCCGAAGGCGGTCCCGCCACACGCGGCCGCCCTATGGTGAACCTGCTACCGCTCGGCCCCGGCGAAACGATCCAGACCGTCCTGCCGCTGCCCGAGGATGAGGACAGCTGGAAGGACCTGCACGTCATGTTCGCGACCGCGAACGGCACCGTCCGCCGCAACAGCATGGACGCCTTCGCCAACGTGCCGAGCAACGGCAAGATCGCAATGCGCTTCGATGAGGGCAGCGACGATTGCCTGATCGGCGTGGCGCTGCTCAGCGAAGAGGATGACGTCCTCCTCGCCACCCGTCAGGGTAAGGCCATCCGCTTCAAGGCGACCGACGTCCGCGAATTCCAGAGCCGCACGTCAACCGGCGTGCGCGGCATGACGCTCAAGAAGGATGACGAGGTCATCTCGCTCTCCATCCTCCACCGCTCCGGCGCGAATCAGGAAGAGCGCGACGACTATCTCCGTTTCGCCCCCTGGAAGCCCGAAAAGGAAGGCTCGCCGCAGATGAGCGAGGAACGCTTCGCCGAGCTGCAGGCGAAGGAGCAGTTCATCCTCACCGTCTGCTCCAACGGCTATGGCAAGCTATCCTCGGCCTACGACTATCGCCGCACCGGGCGTGGTGGTCAGGGCATCACCAACATCGACAATATCAGCCGCAACGGCCCGGTCGTCGCCAGTTTCCCCGCGCGCCACGGCGATCATCTGATGCTCGTCACCGATCAGGCAAAGCTGATCCGCATGGGCCTCGACACCCTGCGCGTCATCGGCCGCAACTCGGCAGGCGTCCGCCTGTTCAACGTGTCCGACGACGAACATGTCGTCAGCGCCGCGAAGATCGAGGAAAGCGACGAGGAAACCGAAGTCAGCACCCCCGCAGGCCTCGAAACCTCGCCCGAAGTCAGCCCTGAATCCGACCCGGACCTCACCGAAGAGTGA
- a CDS encoding DUF952 domain-containing protein translates to MTDLFAYKILTRDQYDQLKTDGVFKGAPVDLADGYIHMSTRQQAAETAAKHFAGQDNLVMIMVDLAPFGDALKWEASRGGALFPHLYTDLPLSAVAGKVVLRLDEQGKHLFPAGF, encoded by the coding sequence GTGACCGACCTCTTCGCCTACAAAATCCTGACCAGGGATCAGTACGACCAGCTAAAGACCGACGGCGTGTTCAAAGGCGCGCCCGTCGATCTTGCCGACGGCTACATCCACATGTCCACCCGGCAGCAGGCCGCCGAAACCGCCGCCAAGCACTTCGCAGGCCAGGACAATCTGGTGATGATCATGGTAGACCTCGCCCCATTCGGCGATGCGCTGAAATGGGAAGCGTCACGCGGCGGCGCGCTGTTCCCGCACCTCTATACCGACCTCCCGCTCAGCGCGGTTGCGGGGAAGGTGGTTTTGCGGTTGGATGAGCAGGGCAAGCACCTGTTCCCGGCGGGGTTCTAA
- a CDS encoding DUF4238 domain-containing protein — translation MSDPKKHHFIPQFLLSEWAVNDGKLWRFTRPYGKKIARKLVAPAEIGYERELYTTPGLPKDYAQQFEKAFLSMVDDKAARAHRLLMRDEIVHWKMPERSDWTRFIASLLFRTPENLAAYKEAIRILLSKETPEQRAAYLRDKPEGWPDAFSEAIATVAPDWIEQAAMEILRRLIDDDHRGERINNMIWTTGEMKGGLEFLISDAPLQHTTPLNVKGAYLVIPISPRRLFVGTNQGDDETREMFQSTDSDDLVQQINKVIVSRASICVGATSLDQLTFVEEHFATEEHRTIIKDVVQKYREEE, via the coding sequence ATGTCAGATCCTAAGAAGCATCACTTCATTCCACAGTTTTTGCTTTCCGAATGGGCCGTGAATGACGGTAAGTTGTGGCGTTTCACGCGGCCATACGGAAAGAAGATCGCGAGAAAGCTCGTTGCTCCGGCCGAGATCGGTTACGAGCGGGAGCTATATACGACGCCTGGATTGCCCAAGGACTACGCCCAACAATTTGAAAAGGCGTTCCTGTCGATGGTCGATGATAAAGCTGCCCGAGCGCATCGGCTACTCATGCGGGACGAAATCGTTCATTGGAAAATGCCAGAGCGCAGCGATTGGACGCGCTTCATCGCCTCTTTGCTATTTCGGACGCCCGAAAATCTGGCCGCGTATAAAGAAGCTATCCGGATCTTGCTGAGCAAAGAAACCCCCGAACAGCGAGCAGCATACCTCAGAGACAAACCGGAAGGGTGGCCCGATGCCTTCAGCGAGGCGATCGCCACTGTTGCGCCGGATTGGATCGAACAGGCTGCAATGGAAATCCTGCGTCGCCTCATTGATGACGACCACCGTGGCGAACGGATAAATAATATGATTTGGACAACGGGTGAGATGAAAGGCGGACTTGAGTTCTTAATCAGTGACGCGCCGCTACAACATACAACACCGCTCAATGTGAAGGGCGCTTATCTGGTTATTCCGATCAGTCCGAGGCGCTTGTTTGTGGGGACCAATCAAGGAGACGATGAGACACGTGAGATGTTCCAGAGCACAGATTCGGATGATCTTGTGCAGCAAATCAACAAGGTGATTGTTTCGCGCGCGTCCATATGTGTGGGCGCGACCAGTTTAGATCAGTTGACCTTTGTCGAGGAGCACTTTGCTACGGAAGAGCACCGTACCATTATTAAAGATGTTGTGCAGAAATATCGTGAAGAAGAATAG
- a CDS encoding glycosyltransferase, giving the protein MGWAFWLWVVLQGLTLLGVLNYWRHLPVDRQEEAPEGVVVLLSVRDDWDGGAELIARLKAQTAQFRLVIASSGGCAAAEALAAREGDWVQIVRAGIAVDEGQKVHKLRAALRALRPGDRYLVFVDADIEPPVRLVGRLLFPLVRGKADIVTGYRLLLPERNAVAALVGTVEMQLATLPRAASATMPWGGAMALTREVAERLDLDAALAGRLSDDMAIGLAGWRAKLRLRPVRDLLVASPLEGRGAMGFGVRQYRHIWTNSPGMWGIAAAVVGVQALGWLWALGWGGLGAVAVGYGGAVGRALVRWRILGGVLEPGQVLAARRSLWWDVLAPFLVCWVHLGMQVAAVCSRRIRWGGFDYWVKRGKVVRLERKK; this is encoded by the coding sequence ATGGGTTGGGCCTTTTGGCTGTGGGTGGTGTTGCAGGGGCTGACGCTGCTGGGGGTGCTGAACTATTGGCGGCATCTTCCGGTCGATCGTCAGGAGGAGGCGCCTGAGGGTGTGGTCGTGCTGCTGTCGGTGCGGGATGACTGGGATGGCGGGGCGGAACTGATCGCCCGGTTGAAGGCGCAGACGGCGCAGTTCCGATTGGTGATTGCTTCGAGTGGCGGGTGCGCGGCGGCGGAGGCCTTGGCGGCGCGGGAGGGGGATTGGGTGCAGATCGTCCGCGCGGGTATCGCGGTGGATGAAGGGCAGAAGGTTCATAAGTTGCGGGCGGCTTTGCGGGCTTTGCGGCCGGGGGATCGCTATCTGGTTTTTGTGGATGCGGATATTGAGCCGCCGGTGCGGCTAGTGGGGCGGCTGCTCTTTCCTCTGGTGCGGGGGAAGGCGGATATCGTGACTGGCTATCGATTGTTGTTGCCCGAGCGGAATGCGGTGGCCGCGCTGGTGGGGACGGTGGAGATGCAGCTGGCGACTTTGCCCCGGGCGGCGAGTGCGACCATGCCATGGGGCGGGGCTATGGCGTTGACGCGGGAGGTCGCGGAACGGCTTGATCTGGATGCGGCGCTGGCGGGGCGGTTGTCGGATGACATGGCGATCGGGCTGGCCGGGTGGCGGGCGAAGCTGCGGTTGCGGCCGGTGCGGGATTTGCTGGTGGCCTCGCCGTTGGAGGGGCGGGGGGCGATGGGCTTTGGGGTGCGGCAGTATCGGCATATCTGGACGAATAGTCCGGGGATGTGGGGGATTGCTGCCGCCGTCGTTGGCGTACAGGCTTTGGGCTGGTTGTGGGCGCTTGGCTGGGGTGGTTTGGGCGCTGTGGCTGTGGGCTATGGTGGGGCTGTCGGGCGGGCGCTGGTGCGGTGGCGGATTTTGGGGGGCGTGCTGGAGCCGGGGCAGGTGCTGGCGGCGAGGCGGTCGCTCTGGTGGGATGTGCTGGCGCCGTTTTTGGTGTGCTGGGTGCATTTGGGGATGCAGGTGGCGGCGGTTTGTTCGAGGCGGATCAGGTGGGGTGGGTTTGATTATTGGGTGAAGAGAGGGAAGGTGGTGCGGTTGGAGAGAAAAAAATAG
- a CDS encoding lysophospholipid acyltransferase family protein: MLSNPFLFTLLRLLPASLSSWLGGWLSANVARRTMKLRDQRARANLAILRPDLDETTREAMLTRRWFNLGRTMAELANVDRLVNNRHVSITNEPAYREALASPRPMIFLTTHIGNWDLLAAHLKASTDRPGLGVYDPPSDPAQARMLKRARESYMGEAITGGGAARSILRHLAEKDRAMLYILVDERRDRQVWFPRFGRNVEPSGNLSIALRLARRSNARFLPFTLARTKGAHFRLDWLPPLDPLIMDETDLLDQVDAFLGKACVDHADQWLALHDMDLTTP, translated from the coding sequence ATGCTCTCCAACCCTTTTCTCTTCACCCTCCTGCGCCTGCTGCCGGCGTCCCTCTCCTCATGGCTGGGCGGCTGGCTGTCGGCGAACGTCGCACGCCGGACCATGAAGCTGCGGGACCAGCGCGCCCGCGCCAACCTCGCCATCCTGCGCCCGGACCTGGACGAAACCACGCGCGAGGCCATGCTCACCCGCCGCTGGTTCAACCTCGGCCGCACCATGGCCGAACTCGCCAATGTCGACCGCCTCGTGAACAACCGCCATGTCAGCATCACGAACGAACCAGCCTATCGGGAAGCGCTGGCCTCGCCCCGCCCCATGATCTTTCTGACTACCCATATCGGCAACTGGGATTTGCTCGCCGCTCATTTGAAAGCGTCAACCGATCGTCCCGGCCTCGGCGTCTACGACCCTCCTTCAGACCCTGCTCAGGCCAGGATGCTGAAGCGGGCACGGGAAAGCTATATGGGGGAAGCCATCACCGGCGGCGGCGCGGCCCGATCGATCCTGCGTCACCTTGCGGAAAAGGACAGGGCGATGCTCTACATCCTGGTGGACGAACGGAGGGATCGACAGGTGTGGTTCCCGCGCTTCGGCAGAAATGTGGAACCGTCAGGAAATCTTTCCATCGCGTTACGCCTTGCTCGGCGCAGTAACGCCCGCTTCCTGCCTTTCACCTTGGCAAGGACCAAGGGCGCTCATTTCCGTCTCGATTGGCTCCCGCCGCTTGATCCTCTGATCATGGACGAAACCGATCTGCTGGATCAAGTCGACGCCTTCCTCGGCAAAGCCTGCGTCGACCATGCGGACCAATGGCTCGCCCTGCATGACATGGATTTGACGACCCCTTGA
- a CDS encoding phosphoribosylanthranilate isomerase, with amino-acid sequence MSRLAIKICGLSTSDTVGAAIRAGATHLGFVHFAKSPRHVEADQLRALAATVPAHIERVAVLVDPTDETLAELAATNALTALQLHGKESPERTAAIAKRFSLPVWKAISVKTRADIDAAKAYTGAADLLLFDAKTPDGAALPGGMGLRFDWTLLRGVPISMPWGLSGGLGIDNVAEAIRITGAPMIDVSSGVESAPGIKSVDKIMAFCKAAQQS; translated from the coding sequence ATGTCCCGACTCGCCATCAAGATTTGCGGCCTTTCCACCTCCGACACAGTCGGAGCAGCTATCCGCGCAGGCGCAACCCACCTCGGCTTCGTCCATTTCGCTAAAAGCCCACGCCATGTCGAAGCGGACCAACTGCGCGCCCTCGCCGCAACAGTCCCCGCCCATATCGAGCGCGTCGCCGTCCTAGTCGACCCCACCGACGAAACCCTCGCCGAACTCGCGGCAACAAACGCCCTCACCGCCCTGCAACTCCACGGCAAGGAAAGCCCGGAACGCACTGCTGCCATCGCTAAGCGCTTCAGTCTCCCCGTCTGGAAAGCCATTTCCGTAAAAACCCGCGCCGACATCGACGCCGCCAAAGCCTATACCGGCGCGGCCGACCTCCTCCTCTTCGATGCCAAAACGCCGGATGGCGCGGCGCTGCCCGGCGGCATGGGCCTACGCTTCGACTGGACGCTCCTGCGCGGCGTCCCCATATCCATGCCCTGGGGTCTTTCAGGAGGCCTCGGCATCGACAATGTCGCCGAAGCGATCCGCATTACCGGCGCCCCGATGATTGACGTTTCTTCCGGCGTGGAAAGCGCGCCGGGCATCAAGAGTGTGGACAAGATCATGGCCTTCTGCAAAGCGGCACAGCAATCATGA
- the trpB gene encoding tryptophan synthase subunit beta: MTINNSLRSQPDASGHFGSFGGRYVAETLMPLILELEKVYKEARQDPAFEEEFEELLRNYVGRPNPLYYASRLTEALRADAPEGKGAKIYLKREELNHTGAHKINNCIGQALLARRMGKKKVIAETGAGQHGVATATVAALFGMECKIFMGAKDVERQKPNVFRMKLLGAEVIPVVSGSQTLKDAMNDALRHWVSNVHDTFYIIGTAAGPHPYPELVRDFQSVIGREAREQILEIEGRLPDMLIAPVGGGSNAIGLFHPFLDDVEVKMIGVEAAGEGLTGKHAASLAGGASGILHGNRTYLLQDEDGQITEAHSISAGLDYPGIGPEHSWLHEIGRVEYMPITDDEALASFQKLAALEGIIPALESAHAIASAEKVAPTMDADQIIIVNLSGRGDKDIFTVADALGVEM; encoded by the coding sequence ATGACCATCAACAATTCCCTTCGCTCGCAACCGGATGCCTCCGGCCATTTCGGCTCCTTCGGCGGCCGCTATGTCGCGGAAACGCTCATGCCGCTCATCCTGGAGCTGGAGAAGGTCTATAAGGAAGCAAGGCAGGACCCCGCTTTCGAAGAAGAGTTTGAGGAACTGCTGCGCAACTATGTCGGCCGTCCCAACCCGCTCTACTATGCCAGCCGCCTGACCGAAGCGCTCCGCGCCGATGCACCCGAGGGTAAAGGCGCAAAAATCTACCTGAAGCGCGAGGAACTGAACCACACCGGCGCGCACAAGATCAACAATTGCATCGGCCAGGCGCTGCTCGCCCGTCGCATGGGCAAGAAGAAGGTGATTGCCGAAACCGGCGCGGGCCAGCACGGCGTCGCCACCGCCACCGTAGCCGCCCTGTTCGGCATGGAATGCAAGATCTTCATGGGCGCCAAGGACGTCGAGCGGCAGAAGCCCAACGTCTTCCGCATGAAGCTCCTCGGTGCTGAAGTGATACCGGTCGTTTCCGGTTCCCAGACGCTGAAGGACGCGATGAACGACGCCCTGCGCCACTGGGTCTCGAACGTCCACGACACCTTCTATATCATCGGCACGGCGGCAGGCCCGCACCCTTATCCGGAACTGGTCCGCGACTTCCAGTCGGTGATCGGCCGCGAAGCGCGCGAGCAGATCCTCGAAATTGAAGGCCGTTTGCCCGACATGCTTATCGCCCCGGTCGGCGGCGGCTCCAACGCGATCGGCCTCTTCCATCCCTTCCTCGATGATGTTGAGGTCAAGATGATCGGCGTGGAAGCCGCAGGCGAGGGTCTCACCGGCAAACATGCCGCCTCCCTCGCAGGCGGCGCGTCGGGCATCCTGCACGGCAATCGCACCTATTTGCTCCAGGACGAAGACGGCCAGATCACCGAAGCGCACAGCATTTCGGCGGGCCTCGACTATCCGGGAATCGGCCCTGAACATAGCTGGCTGCACGAGATCGGCCGCGTAGAATACATGCCGATCACCGATGACGAAGCGCTCGCCAGCTTCCAGAAGCTCGCCGCTCTCGAAGGCATCATCCCGGCGCTCGAGTCCGCCCACGCCATCGCCAGCGCGGAAAAGGTTGCGCCCACGATGGACGCGGACCAGATCATCATCGTCAACCTCTCAGGACGGGGCGACAAGGACATCTTCACCGTCGCCGACGCGCTGGGAGTGGAGATGTGA